The Anopheles maculipalpis chromosome 3RL, idAnoMacuDA_375_x, whole genome shotgun sequence genomic sequence gtagtttcagggcttaagctagtagtagttggtgttggatctgtgcctgtttctgtggtagtgaccgtagtttcagggcctaagctagtagtagttggtgttgggtctgtgcctgtttctgtggtagtgaccgtagtttcagggcctaagctagtagtagttggtgttgggtctgtgcctgtttctgtggtagtgaccgtagtttcagggcctaagctagtagAAGTAGcagtagttggtgttggatctgtgcctatttctgtggtagtgaccgtagtttcagggcctaagctagtactagttggtgttggatctgtgcccatttctgtggtagtgaccgtagtttcagggcctaagctagtagtagttggtgttgaatctgtgcctgtttctgtggtagtgaccgtagttttagggcctaagctagtagtagttggtgttggatctgtgcctatttctgtggtagtgaccgtagtttcagggcctaagctagtagtagttggtgttgggtctgtgcctgtttctgtggtagtgaccgtagtttcagggcctaagctagtagttgttggtgttgaatctgtgcctgtttctgtggtagtgaccgtagtttcagggcctaagctagtagtagttggtgttggatctgtgcctatttctgtggtagtgaccgtagtttcagggcttAAGCTAGTAGAAGTAGcagtagttggtgttggatctgtgcctatttctgtggtagtgaccgtagtttcagggcctaagctagtagtagttggtgttgaatctgtgcctgtttctgtggtagtgaccgtagtttcagggcctaagctagtagtagttggtgttggatctgtgcctatttctgtggtagtgaccgtagtttcagggccaAGGCttgtagtagttggtgttgaatctgtgcctgtttctgtggtagtgaccgtagtttcagggcctaagctagtagaagtagtagtagttggtgttggatcTGTGCCCATTTCTGTagtagtgaccgtagtttcagggcctaagctagtagAAGTGGTAGTAGTTGGTGTAGCTTCAGTGACCAATTCTGTTGTCGTGACTGTAGTTTCCGTAGTCACGGTAGTGGAAGTGGTCGTTGTTTCTGTAGTGGTTGGCATTTGCTTGCGCTTGACCATCATTCGACTTGTTTTCAAACTGTAGTTGGGTCCACGGAAAGTCTCCCAATACATACCGGTGGTGTCACCAGATACACCCTTCAAGTAGAGACCGTTCAAGTTGctgaaaacgaaaagaatatGGAAGATGCCAACGATCCAACGATCAGTGCTAATGGAAATGCTTCAAACAACATGGTGACACTCTTCACTTACCTCTGGCCACAGTCAGTGTACCACCAACCACCACGGTTCGAGACGGCACAGTTAGTATCACTTTTGTCCTGATCCTGATCATACGCACTGAACAGTGCGCCGACCACAGATCCGAGACCGAGTCGAGCCGAGAACTGAGCCGACCATGAGTCACCAGCAGTGCCACTGTATCCATCCAACTTGATGATTGGATAGAAGTCGTTTCCAGAGCCAATTTCGAAGTTATCATAACGAGCAGTGGCTACATTCTTCTCGAAGTCCTCCAGTAAGATTAACAACTCGTAATCACCGGAAGTGGTAATATTGTGGATGCGGTCTAGTCCCAACCAGTAATCACCACCGTCGTATTCTCCGAAGCCAGATCTGTAGTCGCTGTAGCCTCGGTAAAAATCGATAGAGCCATCCAGACGGTTTTGGATCACAGTGTATGCATCCGGTCCATAATCGAGTACGCAAATCACTTTGGTGGGCTCGGCGAATGCGTCCTGCACCAAGTACGTGCCAGTCTGGGTGATCCGCTCATCGTCACAAGATGTGTAGATGATGTCGCCTTCTGGCTGTTGAGGCTTTTTCCCTTCTAGACGTTTCTCCAGAGCGCGGATTGATTCAGTGAGGAAGGTTTTTGTCAACAGTCTCTGTTGATGGATGGTAAGGTCTCtggaacacaaaaagaaataaaactgctTTTGTGATGGTTATGTGGTGCGATGAAACGTGTTGTAGTAGCACACGCTTACGCTTATCTTATTCCTTATTATTGATACATGCATGATGCTATAATTATCTACACTTCAGTTTCCCCGGCATACGCAAcctttttctgtttcgttttaaCTGTCTCTTTGTACTTATTCAATATTTCCATTTATATCTATCGTGTGAGTAGCGTAAATAGCCATCCTTAACGTTCCTCCGAGTGGGTTCTGATTGTCGCACTGGACGTGGTAGCAataagcctagtaagccattcgatggccggcttgaCCTAATTAGTGgttcattaagccaagaagaagaagatgatgatgagcacAGAAGAGCAATGACCTTTCACATAACACCGTATTatatatatttcaaaaatgccTTGCAGCATTTTTGCCGTAGCAACTTATTACTAACTCGCTACGGGAGAACGGAAAAGGAGATTTGAACCATGATCCTGGAATGTGAATCGCCGCTGTCGTCTCTACTACTGGACCACCTTAGCTTATCTGagcttcttcttgttcttggcttaacgatcgtCTAGGATACGCGGTCATCTAATGGTTTGCTAGGCTTGCTTTTACCtcgaagttggatagtcagtttttACTACAGGAGTACGGtttggataggatttgaagCCCAGTCTTGCCCTGTAAAGATCGGCGTCGATCATTGCCTTTCGCCCCTTAGCGTCTAATCTGGCCAATTttaatctgagattttaattGTTCTTGGCTCttgacctctaaggtcacgccgtccatcgaatggcttactagacttgtcgataccacatagttggatagtcagtcctcactacgcgggggacagtccggataggatttgaacccctgttctgccgtttgaagactggaaCCGTTGTCGCCTCCACCACCGAACCACACGAATCTAATCTTAGTTACACTAATAATAGGATGAAAAAGCTTATGTTGATAAAGCTCAATACAGTAATCGACGGATTTCTCATAAGCCCTTTAAACGCTTCTAATAGTTTGAGTGGTTTGAGTGGAATGGTTAATATGAATATAACCATTAAGATGATAAAATATGCTCTTTTTAAAGGATAATTCTAAAGTTTCAAAGCAAATTCCTGGCTCAGCTTTGAAAAAGTGTAGTGGCCCTGTTACGCCAATTCTTGTGAAGCTATGTAACTAGTCACTctgttttaagtttttccccttttttggaaattatgtTGAATCTTTCCAATCCATAAAAAGGCTGTCGATCATCTGCAGTGCGCGATATCACAAatgatgaagatttttttctgtaaagGTCCTATTCTGCATTTTCTGTATTGTTATATTGGAGTCtaaataatgataatgattttAGTTTCAGTTCAGGTTATCTATAGGAATAGGAATAAGTATAGAAGAAGCATCAGTTGAAATCAAAatctcacaaacaaaaacacatcgtAGGATAGACAAGGTTCtaataaaaatactaaaaactCAAGAAACGTGTCTCGTGTAAAGCGGTCTTACGGTacgcacaaaacaaatacatcgAAATAATCTTCCGTGGGTGTAAACATTACACATTGCTCCTAAATTTTCCGATAGTGGTACTGTAGACACGGACCACACAAATCTAtcgtgtgaaataaaaaccttCCCTTTTGCTATTTTCGCTAAGTTATCGTCCTCCTTTGGTAATAGTTACTGTTCCACTGTTACAGGTTTTCAATCCATATTATGGAATTGTAGAATAGCACCGGGGAATGTTTGacatacgagggctgacaataaagtaaggtctccaacgctgcaacttcgccggatcacgcgctaggcgaaatctggcaacaccgccatgttccttggttcccccactaccactttgctgctgagtgaggcttccccgaccgctcagtcttggctgagcagccgtcaacgatggagatacccctcgcgtcagcatccaagtgcgaattgcgttctgtagtacgttttttgagtgcgaaaaagttgacacctattgaaatccatcgtcaactagttgaagtttacggggaaaagtgtatggacataaaaaacgtccgtaagtggagccgcgagttcaattccgggcgcactaatgttcacgacgaggagagaaatggccgaccgtcggtctcggatgcgattgttcaagcagtggaggcagaaatgctcaaaagcCGTCGTGCGataattagggacttggaagagaagcttgaaggagtgtgtaagcagcgaaacaatccgacatatccttgtgaacaacttgcagtatcacaaagtttctgcccgatgggtgccgaaacagctcaCCGAAGACCACATGAAGCGgcggttcagaaagaggtcaacacctggctgcgcgaggcggacggagaatggtattctgccggcatagacaagttcatcgtgcggatgcacaaggtgttggaaaaaaatggcgattatgtagaaaagtagccaagaccttggcctttccaacggtgtatcgctttttgtaaataaatgtcattttctatgaaaaaaaaaattggagaccttactttattgtcagccctcggaTAGTAGATGACGGAATATTGCAAGCCAACACAGGACAcagttttcacacggcaggaccgaggttcaagtCCCATCCAGACCCTTCGCCCGTACTGAAGATTGataagtctagaaagccattcgataacCGGCCTGACCTAGTAGCTGCAGCCGTAGtagtcgtaaagccaagaagaggaagaagaagaagtttgcCTACCACTACTACAATCGGTCATCCGTAAACGGTACAATCATATAGGTTATAGAACGCCGTCTTTCAATAGtttgttttatgcttcttCTACTTTCGCTTGGATTGAGTCTTGGATAATGGTTGCGTGAAACACACAATGGTAACACGCTTTCACCACTAAATCCACCTCATAAACATCAATGGTTTCCAATTCTATTTGTTCAACAGTATGCAATACTGTTGATATCGAACACTTTGCTAAAGTTCGGAAATAGATTATCCGGACCTAATGATGTCGtatgatggccggcgtggccttagaaggtcgttaagccaagaagaaaaagaataacaaGATTATTCCGTTGGAATAATTATCTAATTTTTAGCATTTTCTACCTAACATTCACTTTGATTTTGCCTATCGGCTTTAACGTTTGACTAGGCTTTACTAAATACATCTGTATTGGTCTTTAACGAAATCAGATTTGCACACCCACAGCAATCTATTTCgaactaattttttttcctcatcacACTCAAACGAGATCATATGAGATTAACTCGTATTAGTTTCTTCCTACGGACATAATTTTATAACgtgatttattttcccaaaCACGTAACAATTCCAATTGCGTGCAGAACAGTAGAACGGGGCTTCAAACCTGCCGCATCGACGACACGTCGCCTGTTTTCTGCGCTGCTAGCTCACGTTCGCTATTTTCTGGATGCTCGCaaacttgttttttgttatcgAACACCGCCTCTTTCTGTTGTTGAGTCGCTTCTCTATTTCCGCTCTACTTCGCTGATTCACACACTCGCCCAAACGTAAAgttctagttttttttcgaagccgtttttgttgctgctaaaTGAGCACATTGAATTGATTTCACAACGATTCCAGTGCAGTCGCCTTAATCAAGCCCAATGCTGCTTCAAAACTTTGGATACCGTATGTCTCGAGGAACATCTGGTGCGCATGTCTTAACAGCCACTGGATGCACAAGGATGCTTTCGCCATCGTTGCCAAAGTTGACTCtttattttccaccgaaaGTTTATTAACGATGGAATGTCCAAACGATGCACGTATTCTCTGAGGCTTTCCCCCAACACGTAGGACTTCATGTTTCCAGACTGACTTTTTGGGAGCatgcatttttaatacttttacACTCGTCATCATTTAAAGAGGTTTCGCCATGAGCTATTAGTTATTACGACTAAGCTTCGCTTACTAGGAGACCCTCACGCTTCTCTTATTCCTTCTATTACCATGTATAACATACCTGATCGACTGCATGATGTTTGCAACTGTAATCGAAGAGTCAAACAGCTGTGTATTGATGTCCTCGCTGGTGTCTGAAGTTTGACCAAGGTACCAGGAAACACTCGTGACGTGTTTCTTCATGTCAATCAGCTTGCTGTTCATAGTACCATACTTGTTGCGCAGGTTCAGGATAAGCTTCAACAGGTTCGATTCGACCTTCCTCAGTTTAGCATCAATCTCGTGGCATCCACACTTTTCAATATCACTATATCCCTGCGGTAACCAGTAGTTAGGGTGTCCTGCTGGTTTCAAGCCGAACTTTAGTGCAATAGCGTCAATTTTGGCGTAACCAAGCCTAACCGTACAACTCACTGCAAACACAAGCACGATCCACTTCATCTTGGTATCACTTCCTGTTGTGCACTGATGCTCGACTAGAGAAATCGGTGCCTTAAATACTTTTCTAAAATGATAAACACGGGACTGGGAATCAATCCCGTTAGATGAGCAGGTTAGAAGATTATCTATGCAACGAAAAGATGGGAAACGAAATCAGGGTTGCCTAATTTGCGATTCTTCTATTCTTCGTTTGACCATTATTCATTCCTTTTCTCTTTTCGTGTTTTGCTAGAATTCCTTTGCAGCAGGATTCCTCTGCTTTCTTTGCATTTGGCAAGGGTATGTTTTGAGAAAAAATTGTGAATGAATTAGttcgttatttgttttaattaacgttatttgtttttaaatcagGTCTACGATATTGAACCGGTATCTTATAATTGTAGTATTGCCAagtatatttttcaattacttATCGAATTAAATATTATACACAGATAACTTGTGAAAGGATTCGTTATCTATAACGAGTAATAACCATCCACATTGTCTGTGCCgactataaataaacgaattaTTCATTCAAGTTATCAATGTTAAAGATAGGAACAAATCCATTGAACATTATTATAACTGATTGTACCACACATGGAACGTATGTAAACATATTCAACGTGCAAGTATGTAGTTAGCAGTTATTATAGtaacaaatattttcaataaatttacaattaatGTATTACACATCTTTATTGCGCTCCACTGATATGGAAATAGCAGGcgattatttttgttattatcaCAAAGTAACTAACATATACAATAAATACGATGAAAATAATGTATTGACAGGTGTTTACTAACTTTTAGTTCAGATTCACTGTCGAGCATGTTAACAAATATCTTTTGCCCCCTTTTCACGCACGTTAGTAGTATTTCTTCTACTAAACCTACTAGTCTAGTCCTATTGGCTGCCGGACCACCTTGATGTAATGAAATCCAGAAGTAAGTGATCGAAAAATATGTCAAATTGACAAATGACGGCGCCCAAATTAGCATTTCATGTATTGGACTTGATTGTGATTGAAgaaatcattattttcaatGCTCTAATTTAACTTACAGATAATACAGAGGACGGCTTGCGATCtgcgatgttgatgatgatgtcaaATCATCTTAGGTAACGACGTTACAACGGTGTGGATGTGTCGGTGGGTGAGGTGGTCATTTCATTGATGGGTGTTATTTCAGTAGCTAGTATTGTAGTGGTCTCTGCAGTTGCAGTTGTGGTTTCATGCGCTAGTAATCGTCATAGGGGTTGTTGCAGCACCTGTAATGGTCGTGGTGTCGGTAGTACTTGGCATTTACTTGCGCTTGACCATCATTCGACTCGTCTTCAAACTGTAGTTAGGTCCACGGAAAGTCTCCCAGAACATGCCATAAGTAGTACCAGACGTGCCATTCAGGTAGAGACCGTTCAAGTTGCTGAAAACGAATAGAATATGGGAAATGTATCCAACGACCGGTGGTTAATGGCAATCCTTCAAACAACATTGTTACATTCTTCACTTACCTCTGGCCACAGTCAGTGTACCACCAAGCACCTCGGTTCGAGACGGCACAGTTGACCTCAGCGTTGTCCAAATCCAGATCAGACGCACTGAATAGTACACCGACCACAACTCCGTACGAATCACCAGCAGTGCCACTATATCCACCCAACTTGGTGATTGGATAGAACTCGTTTCCAGAGCCAACTTCGAAGCTATCGTAAAGAGCGGTGGTGGCATTACTTTCAAAGTCCTCCAACTGGATAAATAACTCGTAGTCACCGGAAGCGGTCATACTGTGGATACGATCCAGACCCAACCAATATTCACCACCGTCGAAATTTCCGAAGCCAGTTATATACTCGCTGTAGTTCCGGTAGAAATCGATAGAGCCGTCCAGACGGTTTTGGATCACAGTGTATGCGCCTGGCTGGAAATCGAGTACGCAAATCACTTTGGTGGGCTCGGCAAATGCATCCTGCACCAAGTACGTGCCAGTCTGGATAATGCGCTCATCGTCGCAAGATGTGTAGACGATTGCAGGAGTTACAGGATCTATGGTTGTCATTGTGCTAGTTTCGGTAGACATAGTTTGTGAACTCATGGTTGATGAAGAAGTGCTTTCGGCATTCGTCGTCGAAGTCGTTTCAGCAGTTGTTGTAGATGAAGCATTTGAGGCTGAAGTTGATGTAAAGATAGTTGTTGAAGTTACGGTGGTTTCGGAAGGCTGTGTGACCTCATTGGTAGTTTCAGTGCTCATGGCTGTTGTTGATACTGTTGACTCTGTGCCCATTTCTGTAGTAGAGAGTGTAGTTTCAGTGCCCAtgctagtagtagttggtgtagTTTCAGTGCCCAATTCTGTTGTCGTGACTGTAGTTTCGGTAACCACGGTTGTGGTAGTGGTTGTAGTTTCTGTGGTGGTTGGCATTTGCTTGCGCTTGACCATCATTCGACTTGTCTTCAAACTGTAGTTAGGTCCACGGAAAGTCTCCCAAAACATGCCGGCGGTGCTGCCAGACAGGCCCTTCAGGTAGAGACCGTTCAAGTTGCTGTAAACGAAAAGAATATGGAAGATGTATTCAACGATCATGACTTatggaaatgtttcaaacaaCATCGTGACATTTTTCGCTTACCTCTGGCCACAGTCAGTGTACCACCAAGCACCTCGGTTCGAGACGGCACAATTGCTCTTACTTTTGTCCAGATCCAGATCGTACGTACTGAACAGTACGCCGACCACGGAACCATACGAGTCACCAGCAGTACCACTGTACCCATCCAACTTGGTGATTGGATAGAAATCGTTTCCAGAGCCAATTTCGAAGTTATCATAACGAGCAGTGGCTACGTTCTTCTCGAAGTCCTCCAAGTGGATACATAACTCATAGTCACCGGAAGCGGTCATATTGTGGATGCGGTCCAGACCCAGCCAGTAATCACCACCGTCGAAATTTCCGAAGCCAGATCTGTAGTCGCTGTAGCCTCGGTAGAAATCGGTCGAGCCGTCCAGACGGTTCTGGATCACAGTGTATGCACCCGGTCCATAATCGAGTACGCAAATCACTTTGGTGGGCTCGGCGAATGCATCCTGCACCAAGTACGTGCCAGTCTGGATAATCCGCTCATCGTCACAAGACGTGTAGACGATGTCGTCTTCTGGCTGTTGAGGTTTGCTCTCCTCATTGCGTATTTCCAGATCAAGAATGGAT encodes the following:
- the LOC126560787 gene encoding angiopoietin-4-like produces the protein MKWIVLVFAVSCTVRLGYAKIDAIALKFGLKPAGHPNYWLPQGYSDIEKCGCHEIDAKLRKVESNLLKLILNLRNKYGTMNSKLIDMKKHVTSVSWYLGQTSDTSEDINTQLFDSSITVANIMQSIRDLTIHQQRLLTKTFLTESIRALEKRLEGKKPQQPEGDIIYTSCDDERITQTGTYLVQDAFAEPTKVICVLDYGPDAYTVIQNRLDGSIDFYRGYSDYRSGFGEYDGGDYWLGLDRIHNITTSGDYELLILLEDFEKNVATARYDNFEIGSGNDFYPIIKLDGYSGTAGDSWSAQFSARLGLGSVVGALFSAYDQDQDKSDTNCAVSNRGGWWYTDCGQSNLNGLYLKGVSGDTTGMYWETFRGPNYSLKTSRMMVKRKQMPTTTETTTTSTTVTTETTVTTTELVTEATPTTTTSTSLGPETTVTTTEMGTDPTPTTTTSTSLGPETTVTTTETDSTPTTTSLGPETTVTTTEIGTDPTPTTATSTSLSPETTVTTTEIGTDPTPTTTSLGPETTTTIDPVYPETIVITTVNPETPPLTTIAPETPAMTTTTVVNHTTKVPIVETSPVTAEVTESTIAITTNAVETTTMLDEA
- the LOC126560788 gene encoding LOW QUALITY PROTEIN: angiopoietin-1-like (The sequence of the model RefSeq protein was modified relative to this genomic sequence to represent the inferred CDS: substituted 1 base at 1 genomic stop codon), with product MKLLVLVFTVGYIAHLSLANTDIISPKFGVIPPTIPPLSPPSDVSDIDKCGCHEIIAKLKKVKSHILTLILNLRNRYGSVNSNMIDMKKHVKSVSWYVDQTSVTGENIDAQLFNSSIVIANIMQSIRYLTIDQQRLLTKTFLTESILDLEIRNEESKPQQPEDDIVYTSCDDERIIQTGTYLVQDAFAEPTKVICVLDYGPGAYTVIQNRLDGSTDFYRGYSDYRSGFGNFDGGDYWLGLDRIHNMTASGDYELCIHLEDFEKNVATARYDNFEIGSGNDFYPITKLDGYSGTAGDSYGSVVGVLFSTYDLDLDKSKSNCAVSNRGAWWYTDCGQSNLNGLYLKGLSGSTAGMFWETFRGPNYSLKTSRMMVKRKQMPTTTETTTTTTTVVTETTVTTTELGTETTPTTTSMGTETTLSTTEMGTESTVSTTAMSTETTNEVTQPSETTVTSTTIFTSTSASNASSTTTAETTSTTNAESTSSSTMSSQTMSTETSTMTTIDPVTPAIVYTSCDDERIIQTGTYLVQDAFAEPTKVICVLDFQPGAYTVIQNRLDGSIDFYRNYSEYITGFGNFDGGEYWLGLDRIHSMTASGDYELFIQLEDFESNATTALYDSFEVGSGNEFYPITKLGGYSGTAGDSYGVVVGVLFSASDLDLDNAEVNCAVSNRGAWWYTDCGQSNLNGLYLNGTSGTTYGMFWETFRGPNYSLKTSRMMVKRKXMPSTTDTTTITAHETTTATAETTTILATEITPINEMTTSPTDTSTPL